Genomic segment of Sodaliphilus pleomorphus:
AGTTAGAGTGTAAAATTTTTTCTAACGGGACTTTGACAGTTAGAGTGTAAAATTTTTTCTAATGAATTGTTGCACAGTTCATTTTTTATTTGTATATTTGTAGCTAATAGTAGTTATTACATTAAAGGATTATCGATATGAAGGCGACATTCGGCACTACAAAGAAGGGCACGTGGGCTTACATCCAGAAGTCGGTGCGCATCGACGGCAAGTCTACCACAAAGACTGTCAGGCGGCTGGGGCTGCTTGAGGACATCAGGCGCAAGTACGGCTGCCAGGACCCGCGCCAGTGGGTCAGGGACCTGGCGGCCCGCATGACCGAGGAGGAGAAGGCCGGCAGGGAGCGCATTTCGGTTGACTTCTACCCGGGCCAGACCGTGGGGATGGGCGACCTGCCTCCGCGGGCGGGCGGCGACCTGATGCTGCTGCCGCTCTACAACAGGCTCGGCCTGCCCCGCATGTGCGCCGAGATCAAGAAGGCGAGCAAGGCGAAGTTCGACCTCGACGGGATATTGAGGACGCTGGTCACGGGCCGTCTGCTCTTCCCCTGCTCCAAGCAGAGGACGCTGCGAAAGGCGCAGGGGCTGGTGCGGCCCCCGAAGTTCGGCGAGGCCGACATGTACCGGGCCCTGAGCCTGCTCTCGGGCCACATCGACGACATCCAGGCCGGCGTCTACGCCTGCTCGGCCAGGTTCATGGAACGCAGGGACAGGGTGATCTACTACGACTGCACCAACTACTACTTCGAGATCGAGGACAACGACAGGGACACGGTGAACATAGAGACCGGCGAGCTCGTGGCCGGGCTGCGCAAGCGCGGCAAGTCGAAAGAGAACCGGCCCAGCCCCATCGTGCAGATGGGCATGTTCATGGACATGGACGGCATCCCGCTGGCCTTTGTGGTCTTCCCGGGCAACGAGTCGGAGCAGGCCACGCTCCAGCCGCTCGAGGATGTGCTGAGGCGCAAGTTCGGCCTGACCGAGTTCGTCGTCTCCACCGACGCCGGCCTGGCCTCGGAGGGCAACCGGCGCTACAACATGGACCAGGGCCGCGACTACATCTGCGTCCAGTCGATCCCCTCGCTGCCCGCCGCCGACCGCCGGGCCGCCGTCGACCCCAGGGGCTGGAGGCTGGGCTACTGCGCCGACGGGGAAAAGGCCAGGCTGCTGCACGAGAAGTACTCCGACGGCGGCCTCTACAACCTGGACGTGCTGCGCGAGGGCGGCCAGGCTGACAGCTCCCTGCTGCGCCAGACCACATTCTACAAGGAGATACTTGTCGACAAAACCGTGAAAGGCCTCAACCC
This window contains:
- a CDS encoding transposase gives rise to the protein MKATFGTTKKGTWAYIQKSVRIDGKSTTKTVRRLGLLEDIRRKYGCQDPRQWVRDLAARMTEEEKAGRERISVDFYPGQTVGMGDLPPRAGGDLMLLPLYNRLGLPRMCAEIKKASKAKFDLDGILRTLVTGRLLFPCSKQRTLRKAQGLVRPPKFGEADMYRALSLLSGHIDDIQAGVYACSARFMERRDRVIYYDCTNYYFEIEDNDRDTVNIETGELVAGLRKRGKSKENRPSPIVQMGMFMDMDGIPLAFVVFPGNESEQATLQPLEDVLRRKFGLTEFVVSTDAGLASEGNRRYNMDQGRDYICVQSIPSLPAADRRAAVDPRGWRLGYCADGEKARLLHEKYSDGGLYNLDVLREGGQADSSLLRQTTFYKEILVDKTVKGLNPQWLEARRENPGATPVDARGRRIRQWQSSSRAERVIITYSHDFALFLRHKRAERLAAARKIVARGQANPRRSQQSPLNYIETIHKTDDGQTAVKTEMVINDDILGQEEKLDGFYAYATSLDDEAAFVLKARSFHHEIEHLFRTTKTHLEARPVYLSRQDRIRSHFLVCFLALLLLKLLQKQLADSFPEAYKEHPLTVDQLIDTLQNLRFGQIQGLGYVPMFQRTSLTDQLQELAGVEVNKQIITKAAMNAFYRKVNKG